GCCGCGATCGAACGGAAGATCGACCCCGGTGTTTGGACAGACAGCAACATTGCTCAGATGCGCGGCCAATTGGATCGTCTGGGGTTATCGATTGATTGGGATCGCGAGGTGGCAACCTGCCACAGCGACTACTACCGCTGGACGCAATGGTTGTTCCTGGAACTGCATTCCGGCGGCCTTGCCTATCAAAAGGAAGCCACTGTCAATTGGGATCCCGTTGATCAAACGGTGCTCGCGAACGAGCAAGTGGATGCTGATGGTCGCTCCTGGCGTTCGGGAGCGTTGGTGGAAAAGCGAGATTTGCGCCAATGGTTTTTACGCATCACGGATTACGCCGATGCCCTGCTTGATGATCTCGATCAACTCCAGGGTTGGCCTGAACGTGTCCGCACAATGCAAGCGAATTGGATTGGCCGCTCCATTGGTGCGGAGATCGATTTCCAAGTGGAAGCCCATCAAGGGACTTCCATCACCGTTTTCACCACGCGTCCAGACACGTTGTTTGGAGTGAGCTATCTGGTTTTAGCTCCTGATCACGCCCTCGTTGACCAACTCACCACAAACGAAGAACGCATCTCGGTGACTGCGTTCAGGGATCTCATGGCTGAACTCAGTCAAGAGGAGCGTACGTCTGATGATCAACCAAAACGCGGCGTTCCGACCGGCGCTTTCGCTATCAATCCGGCCAACGGTCAATCGATTCCCATCTGGATTGCTGATTACGTGCTGGCTGATTACGGAACGGGCGCTGTCATGGGTGTACCGGCCCATGACATTCGAGATTTTTCATTCGCTCGACAACACGAATTGCCTGTTCAAAGGGTGATTGAAGTCTCTGGCACCAATGAACATCTCAGTGATGGTGAAGCCTGGACAGGACCAGGAACACTGATTCATAGTGATGGCTTCAGCGGTTTAAGCAATGAAGAGGCTAAAACTGCGATTACAAATCATGGGGCCGAAAACGGTTGGGCTCGGGCTAAACGTCAATACAGACTTCGCGATTGGTTGATCTCAAGGCAAAGATATTGGGGGTGTCCCATTCCAATCATTCATTGCGATGATTGTGGTGCTGTTCCGGTCCCCCGCGACCAGCTTCCTGTGGAATTGCCAACTGGAATTGATCTGAAAGGGGCTGGAGGATCACCTCTCAATCGTGCAGAGGATTGGGTCAATGTGACCTGCCCCAAATGTGGCAAACCAGCTCGTCGTGAGACCGACACGATGGACACTTTTATGTGTTCATCGTGGTATTTCCTTCGATTTGCGGATCCTCATAATCGAGATCTTCCATTTGATGCAACCTCCGTTAATCGATGGTTGCCTGTCAAGCAGTATGTGGGGGGGATTGAGCATGCAATTCTCCACTTGTTGTATGCGCGCTTTTTTACTAAGGCATTAAAAGATCGGGATTTACTGGAAACCAAAGAACCCTTTGAACGCTTGTTAACGCAAGGCATGGTGCAGGGCATCACCTACCGCAATCCAAGAACTGGGCGTTATATCTCCCCGGCAGCCGTCCAGGACGAATCCAATCCCCTCGATCCGGATGACGGTGGACCCTTAGAAGTGTTGTTCGAAAAAATGTCCAAGTCGAAGCACAACGGTGTGGATCCTGCGGCTGTGATTGATCGTTATGGCGCCGATACGGCTCGGATGTTCATTCTTTTCAAAGCTCCTCCAGAAAAGGATTTGGAATGGGATGACGCTGATGTAGAGGGGCAATTTCGTTTCTTGCAGCGTCTTTGGCGTTTGGTGGATGCGGAGGTGAACCATGGCGAAACCTCCACCGCAACGGGCGAATCAGACAGCGATATCCGTCGTGCCGTGCACCAGGCAATC
The window above is part of the Synechococcus sp. WH 8020 genome. Proteins encoded here:
- the leuS gene encoding leucine--tRNA ligase, which gives rise to MTASSSPSSNAASSATDRYQPLALEERWQALWKDQRLYETQIPKPGQRAFYALSMFPYPSGTLHMGHVRNYVITDVIARVQRMRGDAVLHPMGWDAFGLPAENAAIERKIDPGVWTDSNIAQMRGQLDRLGLSIDWDREVATCHSDYYRWTQWLFLELHSGGLAYQKEATVNWDPVDQTVLANEQVDADGRSWRSGALVEKRDLRQWFLRITDYADALLDDLDQLQGWPERVRTMQANWIGRSIGAEIDFQVEAHQGTSITVFTTRPDTLFGVSYLVLAPDHALVDQLTTNEERISVTAFRDLMAELSQEERTSDDQPKRGVPTGAFAINPANGQSIPIWIADYVLADYGTGAVMGVPAHDIRDFSFARQHELPVQRVIEVSGTNEHLSDGEAWTGPGTLIHSDGFSGLSNEEAKTAITNHGAENGWARAKRQYRLRDWLISRQRYWGCPIPIIHCDDCGAVPVPRDQLPVELPTGIDLKGAGGSPLNRAEDWVNVTCPKCGKPARRETDTMDTFMCSSWYFLRFADPHNRDLPFDATSVNRWLPVKQYVGGIEHAILHLLYARFFTKALKDRDLLETKEPFERLLTQGMVQGITYRNPRTGRYISPAAVQDESNPLDPDDGGPLEVLFEKMSKSKHNGVDPAAVIDRYGADTARMFILFKAPPEKDLEWDDADVEGQFRFLQRLWRLVDAEVNHGETSTATGESDSDIRRAVHQAIKAVSEDLSDDFQFNTAISELMKLSNSLSSGLAQASPGVRMEAMSALVRLLAPFAPHLAEEFWQRLGGENSVHCQPWPDHDPEALVLESIEVVIQVKGKVRGSMSVAVDCSKDELERLALASDVAQRWLEGKPPRRVIVVPGKLVNLVPSS